A single Agromyces sp. CF514 DNA region contains:
- a CDS encoding iron ABC transporter permease has protein sequence MSQAGRTTKVERTRPTSMKIATVIAGAVIFLLLAIPLVVQVITAFRGPFLPFGVSTAKWSVENFVTLWSLRDDFWAVLGSTAVFVGVSTVLSLAMAFGLAWVTVRTDAPLRRVISVLVVVPFIIPPIVKAQAYLLMLSPESGVLNQLLRMLPGDLVIDPYSFATMTVIQSLTNVTFPYLMIVPILTSMDGSLEESARVSGASWAQTLRRVTLPMLWPGLLGVTVLTFILGLGSLEVPLLFGQESGKSIFALKLWNLISAGAGELPQYGLAAAWGCVFLVITTIAFVIYLRATRNAERRASISGKGFRPTVMKLGAWRIPVMIAIAVFVLLTAVLPLFALLWSAITPYPIAFSFEALATQTQFGSFGAVLADPEFWASLGRTLVIAGGSATIACIAATVLAYGIARARRTGFTKAVDLFASSSVAIPAVIAGFAMFLTFMVINPVIPLAGTIAALVIAYAYRVSIAYRSGYSATLQIRMELEEAAVVSGASPLEGFRRIVAPLLMPTVFAVWIQMFILGTNEFTLPAFLATPESRPLSVYMYAMISPRSAQLYAPDQGAAMALIFTLLVFAIGYGLQWAVSLRAIGRARRRARIPGTEAPPAVLQKVPDAPDTRAVAAVELEERRALAKR, from the coding sequence GTGTCTCAGGCAGGACGGACCACGAAGGTCGAGCGCACTCGGCCGACCTCGATGAAGATCGCGACGGTCATCGCGGGAGCGGTGATCTTCCTCCTCCTCGCGATCCCATTGGTCGTACAGGTGATCACGGCCTTCCGTGGTCCGTTCCTGCCGTTCGGCGTCTCGACCGCGAAGTGGTCGGTCGAGAACTTCGTCACCCTGTGGAGCCTGCGCGACGACTTCTGGGCGGTGCTCGGGTCGACCGCGGTGTTCGTCGGTGTCTCGACCGTGCTCTCGCTCGCGATGGCCTTCGGGCTCGCCTGGGTGACGGTGCGCACCGACGCCCCGCTGCGGCGGGTGATCTCGGTGCTCGTCGTGGTGCCGTTCATCATCCCGCCCATCGTCAAGGCACAGGCGTACCTGCTCATGCTCTCGCCCGAGTCGGGAGTGCTGAACCAGCTGCTCCGGATGCTGCCGGGCGACCTCGTGATCGACCCGTACTCGTTCGCGACGATGACCGTGATCCAGTCGCTCACGAACGTGACCTTCCCCTACCTGATGATCGTGCCGATCCTCACGAGCATGGACGGCTCGCTCGAGGAGTCCGCGCGCGTCTCGGGAGCCTCGTGGGCGCAGACGCTCCGGCGCGTGACCCTGCCGATGCTGTGGCCGGGCCTGCTCGGGGTGACCGTGCTCACGTTCATCCTCGGCCTCGGCAGCCTCGAGGTGCCGCTGCTGTTCGGCCAGGAGTCTGGCAAGTCGATCTTCGCCCTGAAGCTCTGGAACCTCATCAGCGCGGGTGCGGGGGAGCTGCCCCAGTACGGCCTCGCGGCGGCGTGGGGCTGCGTGTTCCTCGTGATCACCACGATCGCGTTCGTGATCTACCTGCGGGCGACCCGCAACGCCGAGCGGCGGGCGTCGATCTCGGGCAAGGGCTTCCGCCCGACGGTCATGAAGCTCGGCGCGTGGAGGATCCCGGTCATGATCGCGATCGCCGTGTTCGTGCTGCTGACGGCCGTCCTGCCGCTGTTCGCGCTGCTCTGGTCGGCGATCACGCCGTACCCGATCGCGTTCTCCTTCGAGGCCCTGGCCACGCAGACGCAGTTCGGCTCGTTCGGCGCGGTGCTCGCCGATCCCGAGTTCTGGGCCTCGCTCGGGCGCACGCTGGTCATCGCCGGCGGCAGCGCGACGATCGCGTGCATCGCGGCGACCGTGCTCGCCTACGGCATCGCGAGGGCGAGGCGCACGGGCTTCACGAAGGCGGTCGACCTGTTCGCCTCGTCGTCGGTCGCGATCCCCGCGGTCATCGCGGGCTTCGCGATGTTCCTCACGTTCATGGTGATCAATCCCGTCATCCCGCTCGCCGGCACGATCGCGGCGCTCGTCATCGCCTACGCGTACCGCGTCTCGATCGCCTACCGCTCGGGGTACAGCGCGACCCTGCAGATCCGCATGGAGCTCGAGGAGGCCGCGGTCGTGAGCGGCGCGAGCCCGCTCGAGGGGTTCCGGCGCATCGTGGCGCCGCTGCTCATGCCGACCGTGTTCGCGGTGTGGATCCAGATGTTCATCCTCGGCACGAACGAGTTCACGCTTCCGGCGTTCCTCGCGACGCCCGAGTCCCGTCCGCTCTCGGTGTACATGTACGCCATGATCAGCCCGCGCTCGGCGCAGCTCTACGCGCCCGACCAGGGCGCCGCGATGGCGCTCATCTTCACGCTGCTCGTCTTCGCGATCGGCTACGGCCTGCAGTGGGCGGTGTCGCTGCGCGCCATCGGGCGGGCCAGGCGTCGCGCGCGCATCCCCGGCACCGAGGCGCCGCCGGCCGTGCTGCAGAAGGTCCCCGACGCCCCCGACACGCGTGCCGTGGCCGCGGTGGAGCTCGAGGAGCGCAGGGCGCTGGCCAAGCGCTGA
- the gabT gene encoding 4-aminobutyrate--2-oxoglutarate transaminase: protein MTIVDTTATVTGGPTLPQERRLVTAIPGPRSQELMARKAAAVASGVGTTIPIAVVAGGGGVLVDADGNSIIDLGSGIAVTGVGNANPRVVEAVTAQLNAFTHTCFTVAPYDSYVDVAEKLNELTPGDHAKRSALFNSGAEAVENAVKIARAYTKKQAVVAFDHAYHGRTNLTMGLTAKNIPYKNGFGPFAPEVYRVPLSYPFRDGGLSGADAAAKAISQIEKQIGAENLAAMIIEPIQGEGGFIVPAAGYLPALVEWCRANDVVFIADEVQTGFGRTGAWFASDHEGIVPDLITTAKGIAGGLPLSAVTGRAEIMDAAGPGGLGGTYTGNPMACAAALASIESYEEDGLIERAKEIGTVLIGRLNALRTTDARIGDVRGRGAMVAIELVDPATGAPDAALTGKVAAYAHSQGVLVLTCGTYGNVIRFLPPLTISDDLLIEGLQVVAEGLKNA from the coding sequence ATGACCATCGTCGACACCACGGCCACCGTCACCGGAGGACCGACGCTCCCGCAGGAGCGCCGCCTCGTCACCGCCATCCCGGGCCCGCGCTCGCAGGAGCTCATGGCGCGCAAGGCGGCAGCCGTCGCCTCGGGCGTCGGCACCACCATCCCGATCGCCGTCGTCGCCGGCGGCGGCGGAGTGCTCGTCGACGCAGACGGCAACTCGATCATCGACCTGGGCTCGGGCATCGCCGTCACGGGCGTCGGCAACGCCAACCCGCGCGTCGTCGAGGCCGTCACCGCCCAGCTCAACGCCTTCACGCACACCTGCTTCACCGTCGCGCCCTACGACTCCTACGTCGACGTCGCCGAGAAGCTCAACGAGCTCACCCCCGGCGACCACGCCAAGCGCTCCGCCCTCTTCAACTCCGGCGCCGAAGCCGTCGAGAACGCGGTCAAGATCGCCCGCGCCTACACGAAGAAGCAGGCCGTCGTCGCGTTCGACCACGCCTACCACGGCCGCACGAACCTCACCATGGGCCTGACCGCCAAGAACATCCCGTACAAGAACGGCTTCGGCCCGTTCGCGCCCGAGGTGTACCGCGTGCCGCTCAGCTACCCCTTCCGCGACGGCGGGCTCTCGGGCGCGGATGCCGCGGCCAAGGCCATCTCGCAGATCGAGAAGCAGATCGGCGCCGAGAACCTCGCCGCCATGATCATCGAGCCCATCCAGGGCGAGGGCGGCTTCATCGTGCCCGCCGCCGGCTACCTGCCGGCGCTCGTCGAGTGGTGCCGCGCGAACGACGTGGTCTTCATCGCCGACGAGGTGCAGACCGGCTTCGGCCGCACCGGCGCCTGGTTCGCCAGCGACCACGAGGGCATCGTGCCCGACCTCATCACCACGGCCAAGGGCATCGCGGGCGGCCTGCCGCTCTCCGCGGTCACCGGCCGCGCCGAGATCATGGACGCGGCGGGCCCCGGCGGCCTCGGCGGCACCTACACCGGCAACCCGATGGCCTGCGCCGCCGCGCTCGCCTCGATCGAGTCCTACGAAGAGGACGGCCTGATCGAGCGCGCCAAGGAGATCGGCACCGTGCTCATCGGCCGCCTGAACGCTCTGCGCACCACCGACGCCCGCATCGGCGACGTCCGCGGTCGCGGCGCCATGGTCGCGATCGAGCTCGTCGACCCCGCGACCGGCGCACCCGACGCCGCGCTCACCGGCAAGGTCGCCGCGTACGCCCACTCGCAGGGCGTGCTCGTGCTCACCTGCGGAACCTACGGCAACGTGATCCGCTTCCTCCCCCCGCTCACCATCTCGGACGACCTCCTCATCGAGGGCCTGCAGGTCGTCGCCGAAGGACTGAAGAACGCATGA
- a CDS encoding Glu/Leu/Phe/Val dehydrogenase, translating into MTDLLAATTTSTATAGAPASGAVADHIATPLTDARAQLAEAVALLGYNDGLHRMLATPRRELTVAVPLRMDSGESRLYVGHRVQHNFSRGPAKGGLRYAPNVNIDEVRALAMWMTWKCALLDVPYGGAKGGIAIDPREHSKAELERVTRRYTSEILPIIGPERDIPAPDIGTDEQTMAWMMDTYSVASGYTVPGIVTGKPIALGGSLGRASATSRGVTHIALAALRHVGIEPAGATAAVQGFGKVGADAARFLSEAGVRVAGVSDQYGAVYNAAGLDIEALSDHVRASGSVVGFAGSEPLEGADLLELDVDLLVPAAVEGVLHESNAGQVRARVIVEGANGPTTPAADAILRERGILVVPDILANAGGVIVSYFEWVQANQAYWWRADEVESRLEERMLNAWQHVLGYAETRGLSLRTAATALAVERVADAHRLRGLYP; encoded by the coding sequence ATGACCGACCTGCTCGCGGCGACGACGACGTCGACCGCAACCGCCGGCGCGCCCGCATCCGGAGCCGTCGCCGACCACATCGCCACCCCGCTGACCGACGCGCGCGCCCAGCTCGCCGAGGCCGTCGCCCTGCTCGGCTACAACGACGGGCTGCACCGCATGCTCGCGACCCCGCGTCGCGAGCTGACGGTCGCCGTGCCGCTGCGCATGGACTCCGGTGAGAGCCGCCTGTACGTGGGCCACCGCGTGCAGCACAACTTCTCGCGAGGCCCCGCCAAGGGCGGCCTGCGCTACGCGCCGAACGTCAACATCGACGAGGTGCGGGCGCTGGCCATGTGGATGACCTGGAAGTGCGCCCTGCTCGACGTGCCGTACGGCGGCGCCAAGGGCGGCATCGCGATCGACCCCCGCGAGCACTCCAAGGCCGAGCTCGAGCGCGTGACCCGCCGCTACACGAGCGAGATCCTCCCGATCATCGGCCCGGAGCGCGACATCCCCGCGCCCGACATCGGAACCGACGAGCAGACCATGGCCTGGATGATGGACACCTACTCCGTCGCCAGCGGCTACACGGTGCCCGGCATCGTGACCGGCAAGCCCATCGCGCTCGGCGGTTCGCTGGGTCGCGCCTCGGCGACGAGCCGGGGCGTGACCCACATCGCGCTCGCCGCGCTCCGCCACGTCGGCATCGAGCCCGCAGGGGCGACCGCCGCCGTGCAGGGCTTCGGCAAGGTCGGTGCCGACGCGGCGCGCTTCCTCTCCGAGGCGGGCGTGCGCGTCGCCGGCGTCAGCGACCAGTACGGCGCCGTCTACAACGCGGCCGGCCTCGACATCGAGGCCCTCTCCGACCACGTGCGCGCCAGCGGCTCGGTCGTCGGATTCGCCGGATCGGAGCCCCTCGAGGGCGCCGACCTGCTCGAGCTCGACGTCGACCTGCTCGTGCCGGCCGCCGTCGAGGGCGTGCTGCACGAGTCCAACGCCGGCCAGGTGCGGGCCCGCGTCATCGTCGAGGGCGCCAACGGCCCCACGACGCCCGCGGCCGACGCGATCCTGCGCGAGCGCGGCATCCTCGTGGTGCCCGACATCCTCGCGAACGCGGGCGGCGTGATCGTCTCCTACTTCGAATGGGTGCAGGCGAACCAGGCCTACTGGTGGCGCGCCGACGAGGTGGAGTCCAGACTGGAGGAGCGGATGCTCAACGCGTGGCAGCACGTGCTGGGATACGCCGAGACCAGGGGGCTCTCGCTTCGCACCGCCGCGACGGCGCTCGCCGTCGAGCGCGTGGCGGATGCGCACCGCCTCCGCGGCCTCTATCCCTGA
- a CDS encoding NAD-dependent succinate-semialdehyde dehydrogenase → MTNATLESTVLDAVETRLFIGGEWVEAEGGRTLAVQDPATGETIKEIADASPADGIRALDAAVAVQESWAKTAPRVRGELLRKAFDLLQERKEEFALLMTLEMGKPLAEARGEVVYGGEFLRWFSEEAVRISGRYGLNPEGTGRMIVSQRPVGPSFFITPWNFPLAMATRKIAPALAAGCTVVIKPPALTPLTTIAFVQLLEEVGLPKGVVNVIATSTSSAVSGPIIEDPRLRKLSFTGSTGVGRALMKQAATGILRTSMELGGNAPFVVFEDADLDKAVDGAMLAKFRNIGQACTAANRFIVHESVAAEFSKRVAARVAGFSVGRGTEDGVTIGPLIDDKAVASTDALVQDAVSKGAKILTGGTVIDGAGTFYAPTVLGDVSADARLLKEEIFGPVLGITTFSDEDEAVRLANDTEYGLISYVFTQDLARGHRMIERLATGMMGLNTGLVSNAAAPFGGVKQSGIGREGGLEGIHEYLDTKYTLVPVD, encoded by the coding sequence ATGACGAACGCAACGCTCGAATCGACCGTCCTCGACGCCGTCGAGACCCGCCTCTTCATCGGCGGCGAATGGGTCGAGGCCGAGGGCGGCCGCACCCTCGCGGTGCAGGACCCCGCGACCGGCGAGACGATCAAGGAGATCGCCGACGCGTCGCCCGCCGACGGCATCCGCGCCCTCGACGCCGCCGTGGCCGTGCAGGAGTCGTGGGCCAAGACCGCGCCCCGCGTGCGCGGCGAGCTGCTGCGCAAGGCGTTCGACCTGCTCCAGGAACGCAAGGAGGAGTTCGCGCTCCTCATGACCCTCGAGATGGGCAAGCCGCTCGCCGAGGCCCGGGGCGAGGTCGTCTACGGCGGCGAGTTCCTGCGCTGGTTCAGCGAGGAGGCCGTGCGCATCTCTGGCCGCTACGGCCTGAACCCCGAGGGCACCGGTCGCATGATCGTCTCGCAGCGCCCGGTCGGCCCCTCGTTCTTCATCACCCCGTGGAACTTCCCGCTCGCCATGGCGACCCGCAAGATCGCGCCCGCGCTCGCCGCCGGCTGCACCGTCGTCATCAAGCCCCCGGCACTCACGCCGCTCACGACCATCGCGTTCGTGCAGCTCCTCGAGGAGGTCGGCCTGCCCAAGGGCGTCGTCAACGTCATCGCGACGTCGACCTCGTCGGCCGTCTCGGGCCCGATCATCGAGGACCCGCGCCTGCGCAAGCTGAGCTTCACCGGCTCGACCGGCGTCGGCCGCGCCCTCATGAAGCAGGCGGCCACCGGCATCCTCCGCACGAGCATGGAGCTCGGCGGCAACGCCCCGTTCGTCGTCTTCGAGGACGCCGACCTCGACAAGGCCGTCGACGGCGCCATGCTGGCGAAGTTCCGCAACATCGGCCAGGCCTGCACGGCCGCGAACCGGTTCATCGTGCACGAGTCGGTCGCCGCCGAGTTCTCCAAGCGCGTCGCCGCACGCGTCGCCGGCTTCTCGGTCGGCCGCGGCACCGAAGACGGCGTCACCATCGGCCCCCTGATCGACGACAAGGCGGTCGCCTCGACCGACGCGCTCGTGCAGGACGCCGTGTCGAAGGGCGCGAAGATCCTCACCGGCGGCACCGTCATCGACGGCGCGGGCACCTTCTACGCCCCGACCGTGCTCGGCGACGTCTCGGCCGACGCGCGCCTGCTCAAGGAGGAGATCTTCGGACCGGTGCTCGGCATCACCACGTTCTCCGACGAAGACGAGGCCGTGCGCCTCGCGAACGACACCGAGTACGGCCTCATCTCGTACGTCTTCACTCAGGACCTGGCGCGCGGCCACCGCATGATCGAGCGCCTCGCCACCGGCATGATGGGGCTCAACACCGGCCTCGTCTCGAACGCCGCCGCACCGTTCGGCGGCGTGAAGCAGTCGGGCATCGGCCGCGAAGGCGGGCTCGAGGGCATCCACGAGTACCTCGACACGAAGTACACGCTCGTCCCGGTGGACTGA
- a CDS encoding NAD(P)/FAD-dependent oxidoreductase, whose protein sequence is MERIDCDVVIVGAGASGLTAANKLKDAGKSVVVLEARDRIGGRLWTDDIDGAMLEIGGQWVSPDQDALIETIADLGLETYSRYREGQNVYISETGERRLFEGEIFPVPAKTEGEIVGLIEKLDALVAEIDPDAPWAHPRAKELDEVSFAEWLGTQTDDEEAKLNIGMFIAGAMLTKPAHAFSALQALLMAASAGSFSNLVDADFILDKRVVGGLQQVPLGLAAKLGDAVRLGQPVRTIRWAGLSNGDGSHPAGVVAVTDSLEVHAQRVIVAVPPVLISRISYEPPLPRRQHQLHQHLSMGLVIKVHAVYETPFWRADGLSGTAFSPYELVHEAYDNTNHEDPRGTLVGFVSDEEADGVFTLSAEERKERILESLSHYYGEQTKNPVVYYESDWGSEEWTRGAYAASFDMGGLARYGSDLRAPVGPIHFSCSDMAGKGYQHVDGAIRVGREVAAEILAAG, encoded by the coding sequence ATGGAACGCATCGACTGCGACGTCGTCATCGTCGGGGCCGGGGCCTCGGGCCTCACCGCCGCGAACAAGCTCAAGGACGCCGGCAAGTCCGTCGTCGTGCTCGAGGCGCGCGACCGCATCGGCGGCCGCCTCTGGACCGACGACATCGACGGCGCCATGCTCGAGATCGGCGGCCAGTGGGTCTCGCCCGACCAGGACGCCCTGATCGAGACGATCGCCGACCTCGGCCTCGAGACCTACTCGCGCTACCGCGAGGGCCAGAACGTCTACATCAGCGAGACGGGCGAGCGCCGCCTGTTCGAGGGCGAGATCTTCCCGGTGCCCGCGAAGACCGAGGGCGAGATCGTCGGCCTCATCGAGAAGCTCGACGCGCTCGTCGCCGAGATCGACCCCGACGCGCCGTGGGCCCACCCGCGCGCGAAGGAGCTCGACGAGGTCAGCTTCGCCGAGTGGCTGGGCACGCAGACCGACGACGAGGAGGCGAAGCTCAACATCGGCATGTTCATCGCCGGTGCGATGCTCACCAAGCCCGCGCACGCGTTCTCGGCCCTCCAGGCGCTGCTCATGGCCGCCTCGGCCGGCTCGTTCTCGAACCTCGTCGACGCCGACTTCATCCTCGACAAGCGCGTCGTCGGCGGCCTGCAGCAGGTGCCGCTCGGCCTCGCCGCGAAGCTCGGCGACGCCGTGCGCCTCGGCCAGCCCGTGCGCACGATCCGCTGGGCCGGGCTCTCCAACGGCGACGGCTCGCACCCGGCCGGCGTCGTGGCCGTGACCGACTCGCTCGAGGTGCACGCGCAGCGCGTGATCGTCGCCGTGCCGCCCGTGCTCATCAGCCGCATCTCGTACGAGCCGCCGCTGCCCCGTCGCCAGCACCAGCTGCACCAGCACCTCTCGATGGGCCTCGTCATCAAGGTGCACGCCGTGTACGAGACGCCGTTCTGGCGAGCCGACGGACTGAGCGGCACGGCCTTCAGCCCGTACGAGCTCGTGCACGAGGCGTACGACAACACGAACCACGAGGACCCCCGGGGCACGCTCGTCGGCTTCGTGTCCGACGAGGAGGCCGACGGCGTCTTCACGCTCAGCGCCGAGGAGCGCAAGGAGCGCATCCTCGAGTCGCTGTCGCACTACTACGGCGAGCAGACGAAGAACCCGGTCGTCTACTACGAGTCCGACTGGGGCTCCGAGGAGTGGACCCGCGGCGCGTACGCGGCGAGCTTCGACATGGGCGGCCTCGCGCGCTACGGCTCGGACCTGCGCGCACCCGTCGGCCCGATCCACTTCTCGTGCAGCGACATGGCGGGCAAGGGCTACCAGCACGTCGACGGCGCGATCCGCGTCGGTCGCGAGGTCGCGGCGGAGATCCTGGCGGCCGGCTGA
- a CDS encoding universal stress protein, with protein sequence MDAGLSVTDAAPRRIVVGYTANDSGADALALATRLATASEALLDVVMVLPSEARSSTVPSDVGYERHLKARSREWLTQASAALDAEVAQSLHVRYAESFAEGLIAAAHEFGASLIVVGAARGGILGRSRIGSVANELLHSSDVPVALAPSGSRELAASVGVTRITAALGTRPGAGVLLDAAVRLTKSLRAPLRLLSLVPIDLPAGMDEGLAELTSEAHADEVLVAAKRALPAGIQTTAQVATGDTIEEAVRSLDWHEGEIVLVASSRLAKPSHLFLGSTASKMLRELPVPMIVVPRSTAPHTTGKTTS encoded by the coding sequence ATGGACGCCGGGCTCTCGGTGACGGATGCCGCGCCTCGCCGCATCGTCGTCGGCTACACGGCCAACGACAGCGGCGCCGACGCGCTCGCGCTCGCGACGAGGCTCGCCACCGCGAGCGAGGCCCTGCTCGACGTCGTGATGGTGCTGCCGAGCGAGGCGCGCTCGAGCACGGTGCCCTCCGACGTCGGCTACGAGCGCCACCTCAAGGCGCGCTCGCGCGAGTGGCTCACGCAGGCCTCGGCCGCACTCGATGCCGAGGTGGCGCAGTCGCTGCACGTCCGCTACGCGGAGTCGTTCGCCGAGGGCCTGATCGCCGCCGCGCACGAGTTCGGCGCGTCGCTCATCGTCGTGGGCGCGGCCCGCGGCGGCATCCTCGGGCGTTCGCGCATCGGGTCGGTGGCCAACGAGCTCCTGCACTCCTCCGACGTGCCCGTCGCACTCGCCCCGTCGGGATCGCGCGAGCTCGCGGCATCCGTCGGCGTGACCCGCATCACCGCGGCGCTCGGCACGCGACCGGGCGCCGGCGTGCTGCTCGACGCGGCCGTGCGCCTCACGAAGTCGCTGCGCGCGCCGCTCCGGCTGCTCTCGCTCGTGCCGATCGACCTGCCCGCGGGCATGGACGAGGGGCTCGCCGAGCTCACGAGCGAGGCGCACGCCGACGAGGTGCTGGTCGCCGCGAAGCGCGCGCTTCCGGCCGGCATCCAGACGACGGCCCAGGTCGCCACCGGCGACACCATCGAGGAGGCCGTGCGCAGCCTCGACTGGCACGAGGGCGAGATCGTGCTCGTCGCGTCGAGCCGTCTCGCGAAGCCGAGCCACCTGTTCCTCGGGTCGACGGCCTCGAAGATGCTCCGCGAGCTCCCGGTGCCGATGATCGTCGTGCCGCGCTCCACGGCGCCGCACACCACCGGAAAGACGACCTCATGA
- a CDS encoding APC family permease, translating to MTNHPHHSEPHAPLTSASASIDGGEAGLSKKGLSAGSVGLIGAIVIGISCIAPAYTLTGALGPTVAEVGTQLPAIFLLGFIPMLLVAFGYRELNNAMPDSGTSFTWATRAFGPWIGWMAGWGLIAATVVVLSNLAGIAVEFFYLAVSQIVDFFGGDGAAVAGLVGNPFVNVVTCLVFILGATLISYRDMQTTQKVQYWLVGFQLLVMIGFGVAAFWHVANGTAFDATPIELSWFNPLEVGSFSAIVAGLSVSLFVFWGWDVTLTMNEETKGSRTTPGRAATLTVTIVVAIYLFVAMGALSFAGTGADGVGLGNPEIQENAFFYLAGPILGPLAILMSLAVLSSSAASLQSTFVSPARTLLAMGHYGALPEKFARVSPRFFTPGYATVVSAIVAAVFYTVMRFVSEDVLWDTITTLGMMICFYYGLTAFACVWYFRKRWFTSARNAFFTFFAPLVGGLILAVLFFTTLIDSMDPAYGSGSNIGGVGLVFILGMAIILIGVVVMLVQAKLRPGFFRGETLSKDVADRAEAAPVE from the coding sequence ATGACGAACCACCCGCACCACTCCGAGCCGCATGCGCCGCTCACCTCGGCGAGCGCCTCGATCGACGGCGGCGAGGCCGGCCTGTCGAAGAAGGGGCTCTCGGCCGGTTCGGTCGGCCTCATCGGCGCGATCGTCATCGGCATCAGCTGCATCGCGCCCGCGTACACCCTCACGGGCGCCCTCGGGCCGACCGTGGCCGAGGTCGGCACGCAGCTGCCCGCGATCTTCCTGCTCGGGTTCATCCCGATGCTGCTCGTCGCGTTCGGTTACCGCGAACTCAACAATGCGATGCCCGACTCCGGCACGTCGTTCACGTGGGCGACGCGCGCCTTCGGCCCGTGGATCGGCTGGATGGCGGGCTGGGGCCTCATCGCCGCGACCGTGGTGGTGCTCTCGAACCTCGCGGGCATCGCGGTGGAGTTCTTCTACCTCGCGGTGTCGCAGATCGTCGACTTCTTCGGGGGCGACGGCGCGGCCGTCGCGGGCCTCGTCGGCAACCCGTTCGTGAACGTGGTCACCTGTCTCGTGTTCATCCTCGGAGCGACGCTCATCTCGTACCGCGACATGCAGACGACGCAGAAGGTGCAGTACTGGCTCGTCGGATTCCAGCTGCTCGTCATGATCGGCTTCGGCGTCGCCGCGTTCTGGCATGTCGCAAACGGCACCGCGTTCGATGCGACGCCGATCGAGCTCAGCTGGTTCAACCCGCTCGAGGTCGGCTCGTTCAGCGCGATCGTCGCCGGCCTGTCGGTGTCGCTGTTCGTGTTCTGGGGCTGGGACGTGACGCTCACCATGAACGAGGAGACGAAGGGCTCGCGCACGACCCCCGGTCGTGCGGCGACGCTCACCGTCACCATCGTCGTGGCGATCTACCTGTTCGTCGCGATGGGTGCGCTCTCGTTCGCAGGCACCGGCGCCGACGGCGTCGGCCTCGGCAACCCCGAGATCCAGGAGAACGCGTTCTTCTACCTGGCCGGCCCGATCCTCGGCCCGCTCGCGATCCTCATGTCGCTCGCGGTGCTCTCGAGCTCGGCGGCCTCGCTCCAGTCGACGTTCGTGTCGCCAGCGCGCACGCTGCTCGCGATGGGCCACTACGGCGCCCTGCCCGAGAAGTTCGCGCGTGTGAGCCCGCGGTTCTTCACGCCCGGCTACGCCACGGTCGTCTCGGCCATCGTCGCCGCCGTCTTCTACACGGTCATGCGCTTCGTGAGCGAAGACGTGCTGTGGGACACCATCACCACGCTCGGCATGATGATCTGCTTCTACTACGGCCTCACGGCGTTCGCGTGCGTCTGGTACTTCCGCAAGCGCTGGTTCACGAGCGCGCGCAACGCGTTCTTCACGTTCTTCGCGCCGCTCGTCGGCGGGCTCATCCTGGCGGTGCTGTTCTTCACGACGCTCATCGACTCGATGGACCCGGCCTACGGCTCCGGTTCGAACATCGGCGGCGTCGGCCTCGTGTTCATCCTCGGCATGGCGATCATCCTCATCGGCGTCGTCGTGATGCTCGTGCAGGCGAAGCTGCGGCCCGGGTTCTTCCGCGGCGAGACGCTGTCGAAGGACGTCGCCGACCGCGCCGAGGCCGCGCCGGTCGAGTAG